A DNA window from Buttiauxella agrestis contains the following coding sequences:
- a CDS encoding YifB family Mg chelatase-like AAA ATPase produces MSLAVVNTRAALGIAAPLVTVEVHISQGLPGLTLVGLPETTVREARDRVRSAIINSGYTFPARKITINLAPADLPKEGGRYDLPIALALLAASEQLSIDKLEQYEFVGELALTGALRGVPGAISSAMEALKAGKKIIIADENATELGLIEQPGCLIANHLTQVCAFLEGKGDLLAPEKLPQPEVEYGQDLNEIFGQSQGKRALEITAAGGHNLLLIGPPGTGKTMLVSRLNTLLPPLNDGEALESAAIISLVNPHSLQQQWRQRPFRAPHHSASLTAMVGGGTIPRPGEISLAHNGVLFLDELPEFERRVLDALREPIESGEIHISRTRAKISYPAKFQLLAAMNPSPTGHYQGKHNRCTPEQTLRYLSRLSGPFLDRFDLSVEVPLPPSGILSNPGLNVESSVDVRARVIDTQRRQYERQQKLNARLDNHEIKMHCSIEHNDAIWLEETLVKLGLSIRAWHRLLKVARTIADIQKSEQIRREHLLEALSYRAIDRLLIHLQ; encoded by the coding sequence ATGTCACTGGCAGTTGTTAACACAAGAGCGGCATTAGGCATTGCAGCCCCATTGGTCACCGTTGAGGTTCATATCAGCCAGGGATTACCGGGCTTAACCCTCGTTGGTTTGCCGGAAACCACTGTACGGGAAGCGCGAGACCGGGTGCGCAGCGCCATCATTAACAGTGGATATACGTTTCCGGCCCGTAAAATCACGATAAACCTTGCGCCCGCGGATCTTCCCAAAGAAGGCGGACGATATGACTTACCTATCGCTCTGGCGTTGCTGGCAGCTTCAGAGCAGCTTTCAATTGATAAACTGGAGCAATATGAGTTCGTGGGTGAACTTGCGCTTACGGGGGCACTACGCGGCGTTCCAGGTGCAATTTCATCAGCAATGGAGGCTTTAAAAGCAGGAAAGAAGATCATTATTGCAGATGAAAATGCCACAGAACTCGGTTTGATTGAGCAGCCCGGCTGCCTTATTGCAAACCACCTCACTCAAGTCTGCGCATTCCTTGAAGGAAAAGGTGATTTACTCGCTCCAGAAAAGCTACCGCAGCCAGAGGTTGAATATGGACAAGATCTCAATGAGATTTTTGGGCAATCGCAAGGGAAACGAGCGCTGGAGATAACGGCAGCTGGCGGGCATAACCTTCTGCTTATTGGGCCACCCGGCACGGGCAAAACCATGCTAGTCAGCCGCCTCAATACATTGCTCCCCCCATTGAACGATGGTGAAGCGCTGGAGAGTGCGGCGATCATAAGCCTGGTCAATCCGCACTCACTACAACAGCAATGGCGCCAGCGCCCTTTCAGAGCGCCTCATCACAGTGCTTCGTTGACTGCTATGGTAGGGGGAGGAACGATTCCAAGACCCGGAGAAATATCACTGGCGCACAATGGCGTGCTGTTCCTCGATGAGCTTCCGGAATTTGAACGCCGGGTTCTGGATGCATTACGTGAGCCTATAGAATCGGGTGAAATTCATATATCCCGAACACGAGCCAAAATTAGTTACCCTGCAAAATTCCAACTACTGGCCGCCATGAATCCTAGCCCGACAGGGCATTATCAGGGTAAGCATAACCGTTGTACGCCTGAGCAGACACTTCGCTACCTCAGCAGGCTTTCAGGGCCATTTTTGGATCGTTTTGATTTATCCGTTGAGGTCCCTCTTCCTCCATCAGGGATTTTAAGCAATCCGGGTTTGAACGTTGAAAGCAGCGTTGATGTGAGGGCGCGTGTGATAGACACGCAGCGGCGACAATATGAACGCCAGCAAAAACTCAATGCCAGGCTGGATAACCACGAAATCAAGATGCATTGTTCTATTGAGCACAATGATGCGATCTGGCTGGAAGAGACGCTGGTGAAACTGGGATTATCGATACGAGCCTGGCACCGTTTATTAAAGGTTGCTCGAACCATTGCAGATATTCAGAAAAGTGAACAGATAAGGCGGGAACATCTTCTGGAAGCACTCAGCTACCGTGCAATCGACCGTTTGTTGATTCATTTACAATAG
- the ilvL gene encoding ilv operon leader peptide — translation MKALLQVISLVVISVVVIIIPPCGAALGERKA, via the coding sequence ATGAAAGCCCTTCTACAAGTGATTAGCCTGGTCGTGATTAGCGTGGTGGTGATTATTATTCCACCGTGCGGGGCTGCACTTGGAGAAAGAAAGGCTTAA
- a CDS encoding branched-chain amino acid transaminase, with product MTTKKADYIWFNGEMTPWGEAKVHVMSHALHYGTSVFEGIRCYESHIGPVVFRHREHMQRLRDSAKIYRFPVSQSVDELMEACRNVIRKNNLTSAYIRPLVFVGDVGMGVNPPDGYTTDVIIAAFPWGAYLGAEALDQGIDAMVSSWNRVAPNTIPTAAKAGGNYLSSLLVGSEARRHGYQEGIALDVNGYLSEGAGENLFEVKDGILFTPPFTSSALPGITRDAIITLAKDLGIEVREQVLSRESLYLADEVFMSGTAAEITPVRSVDRIQVGEGRCGPVTKRIQQAFFGLFTGETEDKWGWLDQVNPK from the coding sequence ATGACGACGAAGAAAGCTGATTACATCTGGTTCAATGGTGAGATGACGCCGTGGGGCGAGGCAAAGGTCCATGTAATGTCCCATGCGCTACATTACGGCACATCGGTATTTGAAGGTATCCGTTGCTACGAATCTCACATTGGCCCAGTGGTGTTCCGCCATCGTGAACACATGCAGCGTTTGCGTGACTCCGCAAAAATCTATCGTTTCCCTGTATCACAAAGTGTTGATGAGCTGATGGAAGCCTGCCGTAACGTTATTCGTAAAAATAACCTGACCAGCGCGTATATCCGCCCATTAGTGTTTGTTGGTGATGTCGGTATGGGCGTGAACCCGCCAGATGGCTATACCACAGATGTGATCATCGCAGCCTTCCCATGGGGTGCATATCTCGGCGCAGAAGCGCTGGATCAAGGGATCGACGCGATGGTTTCCTCCTGGAACCGTGTAGCGCCAAACACCATTCCAACTGCGGCGAAAGCGGGCGGTAACTATCTTTCTTCCTTGCTGGTTGGCAGCGAAGCTCGTCGCCATGGTTATCAAGAAGGCATCGCGCTGGACGTGAACGGCTACCTGTCAGAAGGCGCAGGTGAAAACCTGTTTGAAGTGAAAGACGGCATCCTGTTTACCCCGCCATTTACCTCTTCCGCATTACCAGGCATTACCCGTGACGCAATTATCACACTGGCAAAAGATCTGGGTATCGAAGTGCGTGAGCAAGTGTTGTCTCGCGAATCCCTGTATCTGGCGGACGAAGTGTTCATGTCAGGCACTGCTGCGGAAATCACGCCAGTTCGTAGCGTAGACCGCATTCAAGTGGGTGAAGGCCGTTGTGGCCCTGTCACTAAACGTATTCAACAGGCATTCTTTGGTCTGTTCACTGGCGAAACAGAAGATAAATGGGGCTGGTTAGATCAGGTCAACCCTAAGTAA
- the murI gene encoding glutamate racemase, giving the protein MAIKPQDGNTTSLAAIPSNTRPTVLVFDSGVGGLSVYDEVRQLLPDLHYIYAFDNVAFPYGEKSEEFIVERVVEIVTAVQERYPLALAIIACNTASTVSLPALREKFAFPVVGVVPAIKPAARLTTNGVVGLLATRGTVRRPYTHELVARFASECKIEMLGSAELVELAEAKLHGQPVDLEELRKILRPWLRMKEPPDTVVLGCTHFPLLEEELLQVLPEGTRLIDSGAAIARRTVWLLEHESPNAFSADENIAFCMGLTPEIAQLTPVLLRYGFQRLEKLAVRSNFE; this is encoded by the coding sequence ATGGCTATCAAACCCCAGGACGGGAATACTACCTCACTGGCAGCTATACCTTCTAATACACGTCCCACCGTACTGGTTTTTGACTCCGGTGTCGGTGGGCTCTCTGTGTATGACGAAGTCCGGCAGCTTTTGCCTGACCTGCACTATATATATGCTTTCGATAACGTAGCATTTCCCTACGGCGAGAAAAGCGAAGAGTTTATTGTTGAGCGCGTGGTAGAAATTGTGACTGCGGTTCAGGAACGCTACCCGCTCGCACTCGCCATCATTGCTTGTAATACTGCGAGCACCGTTTCACTTCCTGCGCTTCGCGAAAAGTTCGCCTTCCCTGTTGTCGGTGTTGTTCCTGCTATTAAGCCAGCTGCGCGTTTGACGACTAATGGTGTTGTAGGGTTGCTGGCGACTCGCGGCACAGTTCGCCGTCCTTATACTCACGAACTGGTTGCACGCTTTGCGTCAGAATGCAAAATCGAAATGCTCGGTTCGGCGGAACTGGTGGAGTTAGCTGAGGCCAAGTTACATGGCCAGCCAGTTGATCTTGAGGAACTGCGTAAAATCCTGCGCCCGTGGCTGAGAATGAAAGAGCCGCCAGATACCGTGGTATTAGGTTGCACCCATTTCCCACTATTAGAAGAAGAGTTGCTGCAAGTCCTGCCGGAAGGTACCCGGCTGATAGATTCGGGCGCTGCGATTGCGCGTCGAACCGTGTGGCTCTTAGAGCATGAATCTCCGAATGCATTCTCTGCGGATGAGAATATTGCTTTCTGTATGGGACTCACTCCTGAGATTGCGCAATTAACACCCGTATTGCTGCGTTATGGCTTCCAAAGGCTCGAAAAACTGGCAGTTCGCAGCAATTTTGAATAA
- the hdfR gene encoding HTH-type transcriptional regulator HdfR gives MDTELLKTFLEVSRTRHFGRAAEALYLTQSAVSFRIRQLENQLGVNLFTRHRNNIRLTTAGERLLPYAENLMSIWLTAKKEVSHTSQHNELTIGASSSLWECMLSEWLVALYQQHKDLQFEARISQRKSLVKQLHERQLDLLITTESPKMDEFSSQLLGHFDLALFSAAQQTSKAELKYLRLEWGPDFQQHETGLISNDGVPILTTSSAQIAYKLLQQLNGCSFLPVEWAKKREGIYLVPDSTTLSRPLYAIWLQNSDKQSTIKELLKTPLIAQ, from the coding sequence GTGGATACTGAATTACTAAAAACGTTCCTCGAAGTGAGTCGAACGCGACATTTTGGGAGGGCTGCGGAGGCACTTTATCTAACGCAATCAGCCGTTAGCTTCCGTATTCGCCAATTAGAGAACCAACTCGGGGTAAATCTTTTTACCCGCCATCGCAATAATATTCGGCTGACGACAGCTGGCGAGCGTTTACTGCCGTATGCAGAAAATCTTATGAGTATTTGGTTAACGGCCAAAAAAGAGGTTTCTCACACCTCACAACACAATGAATTAACGATTGGTGCCAGCTCATCACTTTGGGAATGCATGCTTTCAGAGTGGCTTGTGGCGCTTTATCAACAACATAAAGACCTGCAATTTGAAGCACGTATATCCCAACGAAAATCGTTAGTTAAGCAATTGCATGAACGACAACTTGATCTGCTGATCACGACTGAATCTCCTAAGATGGATGAGTTTTCCAGTCAATTACTGGGACATTTTGACCTGGCACTTTTTTCTGCTGCTCAGCAAACGTCAAAAGCAGAGTTAAAGTATTTACGTCTGGAATGGGGGCCTGATTTTCAGCAGCATGAGACGGGACTGATTAGTAATGATGGCGTTCCGATACTGACAACCAGCTCAGCTCAAATCGCCTACAAGCTACTACAACAGCTCAATGGATGTTCATTTTTACCCGTGGAGTGGGCCAAGAAACGAGAAGGGATTTACCTTGTGCCTGATAGCACTACGCTTTCACGCCCTTTGTATGCAATTTGGTTACAAAATAGCGATAAACAAAGCACAATCAAAGAGTTATTAAAGACACCACTTATAGCGCAGTAA
- a CDS encoding DUF413 domain-containing protein, which yields MAESFTTTNRFFDNKHYPRGFARHGDFTIKEAQLLERHGYAFNELDLGKREPGTEEEVLFVAVCRGEREPVTDAERVWSKYMTRIKRPKRFHTLSGGKPQADAVEDYTESDD from the coding sequence ATGGCGGAAAGCTTTACGACGACTAATCGGTTTTTCGACAATAAACATTATCCGCGCGGGTTTGCTCGCCATGGTGATTTCACCATCAAAGAGGCCCAGCTGTTAGAGCGTCATGGTTATGCGTTCAATGAGCTGGATCTCGGCAAGCGTGAACCTGGTACTGAAGAAGAAGTTCTGTTTGTTGCGGTTTGCCGCGGCGAGCGTGAGCCAGTCACTGATGCCGAACGCGTGTGGAGCAAGTATATGACGCGAATCAAGCGTCCTAAGCGTTTCCATACTCTCTCCGGTGGCAAGCCGCAGGCAGATGCGGTTGAAGACTACACCGAAAGCGATGATTAA
- the trmA gene encoding tRNA (uridine(54)-C5)-methyltransferase TrmA has product MTPEHLPIEQYDAQLAEKVARLQSMMAPFAAPAPEVFRSPVSHYRMRAEFRIWHDEDDLYHIMFDQETKQRIRVNTFPAASSLINALMPAMLDGVRDIPALRHKLFQIDYLTTMSNQAVVSLLYHRKLGEEWQEHAQALRDKLRAQGFNVHLIGRATKTKIELDQDFIDERLTVAGKEMIYRQVENSFTQPNAAMNVHMLEWALDATQNSSGDLLELYCGNGNFSLALARNFNRVLATEIAKPSVAAAQYNIEANEIENVQIIRMAAEDFTQAMNGVREFNRLKGIDLKSYQCETIFVDPPRSGLDKNTVKMVQAYPRILYISCNPQTLCENLETLCETHNVSRLALFDQFPYTHHMECGVWLTRK; this is encoded by the coding sequence ATGACCCCCGAACATCTCCCAATTGAACAGTACGACGCGCAACTGGCCGAAAAAGTCGCCCGCTTGCAAAGCATGATGGCCCCTTTTGCAGCGCCTGCGCCGGAGGTGTTCCGTTCACCGGTCAGCCATTACCGGATGCGTGCTGAATTTCGCATCTGGCATGATGAAGACGATCTGTACCACATCATGTTTGACCAGGAGACGAAGCAGCGCATTCGGGTTAACACCTTCCCGGCAGCCAGCTCGCTCATCAACGCGTTGATGCCTGCAATGCTCGACGGCGTGCGTGATATTCCCGCCCTGCGCCATAAGCTCTTCCAGATTGATTATCTGACGACAATGAGCAACCAGGCGGTTGTTTCACTGCTATATCACCGCAAACTGGGTGAAGAATGGCAAGAACACGCCCAGGCGCTGCGCGATAAGCTGCGTGCTCAGGGTTTCAACGTTCACTTAATTGGCCGCGCCACCAAAACCAAAATCGAGCTGGATCAGGATTTCATCGACGAGCGTTTGACCGTTGCGGGCAAAGAGATGATTTATCGCCAGGTGGAAAACAGTTTCACGCAACCCAACGCGGCGATGAATGTTCATATGCTGGAATGGGCACTGGATGCGACTCAAAACTCAAGCGGCGATTTGCTGGAACTGTATTGCGGCAACGGTAACTTCTCGCTGGCACTGGCACGTAACTTTAACCGCGTGCTGGCAACTGAAATCGCCAAGCCGTCTGTTGCTGCCGCGCAATACAATATTGAAGCGAATGAAATTGAAAACGTGCAAATCATTCGTATGGCAGCTGAAGATTTTACCCAGGCAATGAATGGCGTGCGTGAGTTTAACCGCCTGAAAGGCATCGACCTGAAAAGCTACCAGTGCGAAACGATTTTTGTCGATCCACCGCGCAGCGGCCTAGATAAAAATACCGTGAAGATGGTGCAGGCGTACCCGCGTATTCTCTACATTTCCTGCAATCCGCAAACCCTGTGCGAAAACCTGGAAACATTGTGCGAAACGCATAACGTGTCGCGCCTGGCGCTATTCGACCAGTTCCCTTACACGCACCATATGGAATGCGGCGTGTGGCTGACACGTAAATAG
- the ilvG gene encoding acetolactate synthase 2 catalytic subunit: MNGAQWVVHALRAQGVETVFGYPGGAIMPVYDALYDGGVEHLLCRHEQGAAMAAIGYARSTGKTGVCIATSGPGATNLITGLADALLDSVPVVAITGQVAAPLIGTDAFQEVDVLGLSLACTKHSFLVESFEDLPRVLAEAFEIANSGRPGPVLVDIPKDIQLAQGDLEPWLSTVEDDFAIPYAELQQAREMIASARKPMLYVGGGVGMAQAVPALREFIAVTNMPSTVTLKGLGAVPADHPFYSGMLGMHGTKAANLAVQECDLLIAVGARFDDRVTGKLNTFAPHAKVIHMDIDPAELSKLRQAHVGLQGDLVQLLQALQQPLDIADWQQDVATLRAENPWRYDHPGEAIFAPLLLKQISDRKPQECVVTTDVGQHQMWTAQHMSFTRPENFITSSGLGTMGFGLPAAVGAQVARPNDTVICISGDGSFMMNVQELGTVKRKQLPLKIVLLDNQRLGMVRQWQQMFFSERYSETNLSDNPDFLMLASAFGIPGQHITRKDQVEAAIETMLNSDGPYMLHVSIDEYENVWPLVPPGASNSQMLEKLS, encoded by the coding sequence ATGAATGGTGCGCAGTGGGTGGTACATGCGTTGCGAGCGCAGGGTGTTGAGACAGTTTTCGGCTATCCGGGTGGCGCAATCATGCCAGTCTACGATGCTTTATATGACGGTGGGGTCGAACATTTGCTCTGCCGCCATGAGCAAGGTGCCGCAATGGCCGCCATTGGTTATGCACGTTCTACTGGAAAAACAGGGGTTTGCATCGCCACTTCTGGACCTGGTGCGACCAACCTGATAACCGGCCTTGCTGATGCGTTATTAGACTCCGTTCCTGTTGTTGCCATCACAGGCCAGGTTGCCGCTCCATTGATCGGGACCGATGCTTTCCAGGAGGTCGATGTTTTAGGCCTCTCACTTGCCTGCACTAAACATAGTTTCCTCGTTGAATCTTTTGAAGATTTACCTCGCGTGCTCGCTGAAGCATTTGAAATCGCAAATTCTGGCCGTCCCGGCCCGGTATTAGTTGATATCCCTAAAGATATTCAATTAGCGCAAGGGGATCTGGAGCCGTGGTTGTCGACGGTTGAAGATGATTTCGCCATTCCATATGCCGAGCTGCAACAGGCTCGTGAAATGATTGCGAGTGCTCGCAAGCCGATGTTGTATGTCGGCGGTGGGGTTGGTATGGCTCAGGCGGTTCCTGCGCTGCGCGAATTTATTGCGGTTACCAATATGCCTTCCACCGTCACGTTAAAAGGCCTGGGTGCGGTTCCGGCTGACCACCCATTTTATTCCGGTATGTTGGGCATGCACGGCACCAAAGCGGCGAACCTTGCGGTGCAAGAGTGCGACTTGCTGATTGCCGTCGGCGCACGCTTTGACGACCGTGTTACCGGCAAGCTGAATACCTTTGCCCCGCACGCGAAAGTGATCCATATGGACATCGACCCGGCCGAGCTGAGCAAGCTGCGTCAGGCACACGTTGGGTTGCAGGGGGATTTGGTCCAGTTATTACAGGCGTTGCAGCAACCTCTGGATATCGCTGACTGGCAGCAAGACGTAGCCACTTTGCGCGCTGAAAACCCATGGCGTTACGATCATCCCGGCGAAGCTATTTTTGCCCCGTTATTACTGAAACAAATCTCCGACCGCAAGCCGCAGGAATGCGTGGTGACGACCGATGTGGGCCAGCATCAGATGTGGACGGCCCAGCATATGTCCTTCACGCGCCCGGAAAATTTCATCACTTCCAGTGGCCTGGGGACAATGGGCTTTGGTTTACCAGCGGCAGTTGGCGCACAGGTTGCGCGACCAAATGATACGGTCATCTGTATCTCGGGTGACGGCTCTTTCATGATGAATGTTCAGGAGTTGGGCACCGTAAAACGAAAACAGCTGCCGTTGAAAATCGTTTTACTGGATAACCAGCGTTTAGGAATGGTTCGCCAGTGGCAGCAAATGTTTTTCTCCGAACGTTATAGTGAAACCAACCTCTCCGATAACCCTGATTTCCTCATGCTGGCCAGCGCCTTTGGTATCCCAGGCCAACACATTACCCGTAAAGACCAGGTAGAAGCTGCCATCGAAACGATGTTGAACAGCGATGGCCCATACATGCTTCACGTCTCAATTGATGAGTACGAAAATGTCTGGCCGTTGGTGCCACCCGGTGCCAGTAACTCACAAATGCTGGAGAAATTATCATGA
- the ilvM gene encoding acetolactate synthase 2 small subunit, giving the protein MMQHQLAVTARFRPETLERVLRVVRHRGFQVCSMNMVTLGNTDDINIELTVASLRPVELLFSQLSKLVDVGRVEIQQQTTQQIRA; this is encoded by the coding sequence ATGATGCAACATCAGCTCGCAGTAACGGCCCGTTTTCGTCCAGAAACGCTGGAGCGCGTGTTACGCGTCGTGCGCCATCGCGGTTTTCAGGTTTGTTCTATGAACATGGTCACGCTGGGGAATACTGACGATATTAATATTGAATTGACCGTTGCCAGCCTGCGCCCAGTCGAATTACTGTTTAGTCAATTAAGCAAACTGGTGGACGTTGGTCGCGTCGAAATCCAGCAACAAACAACACAACAAATCCGCGCCTGA
- the btuB gene encoding TonB-dependent vitamin B12 receptor BtuB codes for MKLKKLSLFTALSVTAFSGWAQDSNSDDSLVVTANRFQQPVNTVLAPTDVVTREDIDQWQAKSLNDVMRRLPGVDIAQYGGIGQGSSMFIRGTNASHVLVLVDGIPIARPGISNTADINQIPLSLVQRVEYIRGPRSAVYGSGAIGGVVNIITQTDEEKSQINAGVGSNGYQQYDGTLRHRFGDTVATVAGSYEMTKGFNVLPDSPYSGDSDRDGYRSKSFWGGLEHKFSDEFDGFFRGYGYTNNTDYDQGSYGYAGGGDEEQLYNQTFDAGMRFHSGLYSSQLLASYQKVKDYNYSSVNGRYNDGTTLDNMTQRNIQWGNNFVVGNGSVSAGVDWQQQRLTSSDTAMSDTYKRDNTGVYLSGQQQFGDVTLEASGREDNDEQFGWHGTWQTAAGWEFVEGYRATVSYGTGFLAPSLGQQFGSTRFGIDSNPNLKPEESKQWETGLEGLTGPVDWRLSAYHYQIENLITYYSAPGSFEGNYDNIKSATIKGLEWTGSVDTGIFTHKVTLQYMDPRDDQTDEVLARRAKRQAKYQLDWSMFNVDMDVAWQYYGKRYDNNTSSYSPTQQVLPSYSTVDVSASYPVTSQLTVRGRIANLFDKDYETVYGYQTPGREYYLTGSYTF; via the coding sequence ATGAAGTTAAAAAAACTTTCGCTGTTTACGGCGTTGTCCGTAACGGCTTTTTCAGGCTGGGCGCAAGACAGCAATTCTGATGATAGCCTGGTAGTAACGGCTAACCGTTTTCAGCAACCGGTAAATACTGTTCTGGCTCCAACCGATGTTGTTACCCGGGAAGATATCGACCAGTGGCAGGCAAAATCGCTTAACGATGTTATGCGTCGTTTGCCTGGCGTGGATATCGCGCAGTACGGCGGCATTGGGCAAGGTTCTTCTATGTTTATTCGCGGAACCAATGCAAGCCATGTGTTAGTGCTGGTAGACGGTATTCCTATCGCTCGCCCAGGGATTTCTAACACTGCTGATATTAATCAAATCCCCCTCTCATTAGTGCAACGCGTGGAATACATTCGCGGCCCTCGTTCAGCGGTTTATGGATCGGGTGCAATTGGCGGCGTGGTGAATATCATCACGCAGACCGATGAAGAGAAATCGCAAATCAATGCGGGTGTAGGCTCGAACGGCTATCAGCAATACGACGGTACTTTGCGTCATCGTTTTGGTGACACCGTGGCGACGGTCGCGGGTTCGTATGAAATGACCAAAGGTTTCAACGTCCTGCCGGATTCACCTTATAGCGGCGATAGTGACCGCGATGGTTATCGCAGCAAATCTTTCTGGGGCGGGCTTGAGCACAAGTTCAGTGACGAGTTTGATGGTTTCTTCCGTGGTTACGGTTATACCAACAATACCGATTACGACCAGGGGTCGTATGGGTACGCTGGCGGTGGCGATGAAGAGCAACTTTACAACCAGACATTCGATGCGGGCATGCGCTTCCATTCTGGCCTTTACTCTTCTCAGTTGTTGGCTAGCTATCAAAAAGTAAAAGACTACAACTATAGCAGCGTGAATGGCCGCTATAACGACGGTACCACTCTCGACAATATGACCCAGCGTAACATTCAGTGGGGTAATAACTTTGTTGTAGGAAATGGCTCAGTCAGTGCAGGCGTTGATTGGCAGCAGCAGCGCTTGACGTCTTCAGATACGGCAATGTCAGATACCTATAAGCGCGATAACACCGGTGTTTACCTCAGCGGTCAGCAGCAGTTTGGCGATGTGACGCTGGAAGCCTCTGGGCGTGAAGACAATGACGAACAATTTGGCTGGCATGGCACATGGCAGACGGCCGCAGGGTGGGAGTTTGTTGAAGGTTATCGTGCCACGGTTTCTTACGGCACCGGGTTCCTCGCACCATCGCTTGGGCAGCAGTTTGGTTCGACACGCTTTGGTATCGACTCAAATCCAAACCTGAAGCCAGAAGAGTCTAAACAATGGGAAACCGGGCTTGAAGGATTAACAGGGCCAGTAGATTGGCGCTTGTCGGCTTATCATTACCAGATAGAAAACCTGATTACTTACTATTCTGCTCCGGGATCTTTCGAAGGGAATTACGACAACATCAAGTCCGCGACCATCAAAGGGCTGGAATGGACGGGTAGCGTTGATACTGGCATCTTTACCCATAAAGTGACGCTTCAGTATATGGACCCGCGTGATGACCAGACGGATGAGGTGCTGGCTCGTCGTGCCAAGCGTCAGGCTAAGTATCAGCTCGACTGGAGTATGTTTAATGTTGATATGGATGTTGCGTGGCAGTACTACGGCAAACGCTACGACAACAACACTTCTTCGTATAGCCCGACTCAGCAGGTTTTGCCGAGTTACAGTACTGTTGATGTTTCCGCGTCATATCCGGTCACCTCACAGCTAACCGTTCGTGGTAGAATTGCCAACCTGTTCGATAAAGATTACGAGACGGTTTATGGCTATCAAACCCCAGGACGGGAATACTACCTCACTGGCAGCTATACCTTCTAA